The following nucleotide sequence is from Pseudomonas sp. S09G 359.
GGATGACAGCGACCTAAACGACGAAAGGTCAGCCAGCCACCGCGCAGAAGACCATGATTTTCTATGGCCTCTAACGCGTAGCAGGAACAACTGGGGTAGAAACGACAGTGGCTGGCCATCAGAGGACTAATGGCATAGCGATAAAACTGGATCGGAACGAGTG
It contains:
- the yidD gene encoding membrane protein insertion efficiency factor YidD, which encodes MRKLALVPIQFYRYAISPLMASHCRFYPSCSCYALEAIENHGLLRGGWLTFRRLGRCHPWNPGGYDPVPPIPTSRSSSMAE